A window of Spiroplasma syrphidicola EA-1 contains these coding sequences:
- a CDS encoding PTS lactose/cellobiose transporter subunit IIA has protein sequence MEKLNFEEISFGIITYAGMAKSNALIAITTAKTGNITEAEKLITEAEEHIITAEKTHMSVIQQEAQGVKHQIPVLFMHAEDQMMSAQMVIELAKEFISLYQILKTKNLLD, from the coding sequence ATGGAAAAATTAAATTTTGAAGAAATCTCATTTGGGATTATTACATATGCAGGAATGGCAAAGTCAAATGCCCTAATTGCAATTACAACAGCAAAAACAGGAAATATTACAGAAGCAGAAAAACTAATTACAGAAGCTGAAGAGCATATTATTACTGCCGAAAAAACACATATGAGTGTAATTCAACAAGAAGCCCAAGGAGTCAAACATCAAATCCCAGTCTTATTTATGCATGCAGAAGATCAAATGATGAGTGCCCAAATGGTTATTGAATTGGCAAAAGAATTTATCAGTTTATACCAAATTTTAAAAACAAAAAATTTACTTGATTAA
- a CDS encoding ROK family protein yields the protein MNKILVIDLGGTSAKCAVFADNKEMLLEFKVKTDITNILPNLKTAINEQLTTHQMLWSEIRAIGFALPGFLDDKTGVVTLASNLGWKDFPIRQEAQALFQKQIFIINDANAAALGEFWNNSDQTIHSLALYTLGTGIGGGLILNDQLWTGATGYAGEFGHGGNFQNQFPCSCGLKNCIEPLSSATGLTKLINRKAKTAPNSSLGKLVQHQRHPLGLGDIKPLLENNDQETIAVLEQGLEPLAQHIATLIYVINPALIILAGGVTNLGPELLAIITRLVHRATGEFLWKTFELKISALQDKAGMYGAAYYAFKNLNLL from the coding sequence ATGAATAAAATTTTAGTAATTGATTTAGGAGGAACTTCAGCCAAATGTGCGGTCTTTGCCGACAATAAGGAAATGTTGTTAGAATTTAAAGTTAAAACTGATATTACAAATATTTTGCCTAATTTAAAAACAGCAATTAATGAGCAATTAACAACCCATCAGATGTTATGAAGTGAAATTAGGGCAATTGGTTTTGCCTTACCTGGTTTTTTAGATGATAAAACTGGTGTTGTAACACTAGCTAGTAATTTAGGCTGAAAGGATTTTCCAATTCGCCAAGAAGCACAAGCCCTTTTTCAAAAACAAATTTTTATTATTAATGATGCTAATGCTGCAGCGTTAGGGGAATTTTGAAATAACAGTGATCAAACCATTCATTCTTTAGCGTTATATACCTTAGGAACAGGGATTGGGGGAGGATTAATTTTAAATGACCAACTATGAACAGGTGCAACTGGTTATGCGGGGGAATTTGGTCATGGGGGTAATTTTCAAAATCAATTTCCCTGTAGTTGTGGGTTAAAAAATTGTATTGAACCGCTTTCTTCGGCAACAGGATTAACAAAGTTAATTAATCGCAAAGCAAAAACTGCTCCAAATAGTTCGTTGGGGAAATTGGTTCAGCATCAACGCCATCCATTAGGGTTGGGAGATATTAAACCATTGTTAGAAAACAATGACCAAGAAACGATTGCGGTTTTGGAACAGGGGTTAGAACCATTAGCCCAGCATATTGCGACTTTAATTTATGTTATTAACCCGGCCTTAATTATTTTGGCCGGTGGGGTGACCAATTTAGGGCCAGAATTATTGGCAATTATTACGAGGTTGGTTCATCGTGCGACCGGGGAATTTTTATGAAAAACATTTGAACTTAAAATCTCAGCTTTACAAGATAAAGCGGGAATGTACGGGGCAGCATATTATGCCTTTAAAAATTTAAATTTATTGTAA